Proteins encoded within one genomic window of Oryza glaberrima chromosome 12, OglaRS2, whole genome shotgun sequence:
- the LOC127757892 gene encoding GDSL esterase/lipase At1g33811-like produces the protein MQTKARSPLAVLVLLVVAMAASPALVALAAAAAAQQQQLVPCMYIFGDSLVDSGNNNNILSLARANYQPYGIDFTGAAPPGRFTNGLTVVDMLADMLGLRPPLIPAYAMAQPGDFARGLNFASGAAGIRPETGNNLGRHYPFSEQVEHFRAAVRQMGPNAGSPERLGRCIFYVGMGSNDYLNNYFMPNYYTTAQSYDPAAYAADLLQEYSRQLAALHALGARKFVLAAVGDIGCIPYELARIDNNQDDDDAAPSSDSGTGISISLGGVGLTVGGGGGGGGSTRAANASRSGGNGGGACNEEINSAIAIYNRGLLSMVKRLNGGGGGGRMAGATVVYLDTVRTGRSVAASAAAHGFEVLDRGCCGVGRNNGQITCLPMQQPCGDRSKYVFWDAFHPTEAANRIYAARAFNSSAAAGDAYPINVSQLAAI, from the exons ATGCAGACGAAAGCTAGATCACCTCTAGCGGTACTCGTGCTTCTCGTCGTTGccatggcggcgtcgccggcgttggtggcgttggcggcggcggcggcggcgcagcagcagcagctggtgcCGTGCATGTACATCTTCGGCGACTCGCTGGTGGACagcggcaacaacaacaacatcctGAGCCTGGCGCGCGCCAACTACCAGCCCTACGGGATCGACTTcaccggcgcggcgccgccggggcgcTTCACCAACGGCCTCACCGTGGTGGACATGCTCGCCGACATGCTCGGCCTCCGCCCGCCGCTCATCCCGGCGTACGCCATGGCGCAGCCCGGCGACTTCGCCCGCGGCCTCAACTTCGCCTCCGGGGCCGCCGGGATCAGGCCCGAGACCGGCAACAACCTG ggTCGACACTACCCATTTTCGGAGCAGGTGGAGCACTTCCGGGCGGCGGTGCGGCAGATGGGGCCGAACGCCGGCTCGCCGGAGCGGCTCGGCCGTTGCATCTTCTATGTCGGGATGGGCAGCAACGACTACCTCAACAACTACTTCATGCCCAACTACTACACCACCGCGCAGTCCTACGACCCGGCCGCCtacgccgccgacctcctccaggAGTACTCCCGCCAGCTCGCCGCCCTCCACGCCCTCGGCGCCCGCAAgttcgtcctcgccgccgtcggcgacatCGGCTGCATCCCCTACGAGCTCGCCCGCATCGACAACAACCAAGACGACGATGACGCTGCTCCTAGTAGCGATTCCGGCACCGGCATTAGCATCTCTCTCGGCGGCGTCGGTCtgacggtcggcggcggcggcggcggcggagggagtacGCGAGCGGCGAACGCGAGCAggagcggcggcaatggcggcggggCGTGCAACGAGGAGATCAACAGCGCGATCGCCATCTACAACAGGGGGTTGTTGTCCATGGTGAAGCGGCtcaacggcggaggcggcggggggaggatgGCGGGGGCGACGGTGGTGTACCTGGACACGGTGAGGACGGGgaggtcggtggcggcgagcgcggcggcgcacgggttCGAGGTGCTGGACCGCGGGTGCTGCGGCGTGGGGCGGAACAACGGGCAGATCACGTGCCTGCCGATGCAGCAGCCGTGCGGCGACCGGAGCAAGTACGTGTTCTGGGACGCCTTCCACCCGACGGAGGCGGCCAACCGGATATACGCCGCCAGGGCGTTcaactcctccgccgccgccggcga
- the LOC127757595 gene encoding probable LRR receptor-like serine/threonine-protein kinase At1g67720 isoform X1, producing the protein MPSSSAAALLLQLQLLLVISLSTAQPGFISLDCGGDGDFTDDIGIQWTSDDKFVYGGKTANLSVQNDLPKQLKTVRYFPVDDRKYCYTMNVSERTRYLVRATFLYGNFENSNIFPKFDLSLGATPWTTVVVYDDTTPTVVEAIILASAPTLSVCLSNASTGQAPFISTLELRQLNGSLYETDYENQFFLKLSARINFGAESNASVRYPDDPFDRIWRSDLVRRANYLVDVAPGTERISTKRHISIRTDGEEPPEEVMRTAVVGQNGSLTYRLNLDETPGNSWAYAYFAEIEDLAPNETRKFKLAIPEMPEYSTPTVNVEENAPGKYRAYEAGYMNMSLPFVFKPVFQKMDDSSKGPILNAVEIYKYIQLTMGSQDANNMAILVSRYPQESWAQEGGDPCLPASWSWIQCSTEKAPRVLSITLSGKNITGSIPVELTKLPGLVELRLDGNSFSGPIPDFIGCQDLQYIHLEDNQLTGALPSSLGDLPNLKQLYIQNNKLSGEIPQALFRKGIIFNFSGNSNLHVAHNTITHPVIIIVCVVIGAFVLLVAAVGCYLFAYNRKKKPSDAPAKQLSSPLSEVTTESVHRFALSEIEDATDRFGRRIGYGGFGIVYYGKLADGREIAVKLLINDSYQGTREFLNEVTLLSKIHHRNLVSFLGYSQQDGKNILVYEFMHEGTLKEHIRGGPAYVKVTSWVKRLEIAEDAAKGIEYLHTGCSPTIIHRDLKSSNILLDKNMRAKVADFGISKPVVSGSHVSTMVRGTFGYLDPEYYGSQQLTEKSDIYSFGVILLELISGQEPISDDHFGPHCRSIVAWATSHIESGNIHAIIDQSLDTGYDLQSVWKVVEVAIMCLKPTGRQRPSMSEVLKEIQDAIALERGGRELVPSIQHPVSKCSPSVNMDSVVLEQNSRFDELLELPGLR; encoded by the exons ATGCCGTCCTCTTCTGCCGCCGCTCTtctcctccagctccagctGCTGCTCGTGATATCGCTCTCCACTGCTCAGCCTG GTTTCATTAGCTTGGATTGCGGGGGAGATGGTGATTTCACAGATGACATTGGGATCCAGTGGACTTCCGATGACAAGTTTGTGTATGGTGGCAAGACGGCAAACCTCTCAGTCCAGAATGATCTCCCGAAGCAACTCAAAACCGTACGCTATTTTCCAGTAGACGACAGGAAGTATTGCTACACCATGAATGTCAGCGAAAGAACACGGTACCTAGTTAGAGCTACTTTCCTCTATGGAAACTTCGAAAACAGCAATATATTCCCTAAGTTTGATCTCTCCCTTGGAGCAACTCCATGGACAACTGTTGTAGTTTATGATGACACTACCCCAACAGTGGTGGAGGCAATTATCTTGGCTTCTGCTCCAACACTCAGCGTCTGCCTCTCAAATGCCAGTACAGGACAGGCGCCGTTTATTTCCACTCTCGAGCTTCGGCAATTGAATGGCTCCCTCTATGAAACTGATTATGAGAATCAGTTCTTTCTTAAACTCTCTGCAAGGATAAATTTTGGTGCAGAAAGTAATGCATCTGTCAG GTACCCTGATGATCCATTTGATAGAATATGGCGATCTGATTTAGTGAGGAGAGCAAATTACCTTGTTGATGTTGCTCCAGGGACGGAAAGAATATCAACTAAAAGGCACATATCCATCAGAACTGATGGTGAAGAACCACCTGAAGAAGTCATGCGAACTGCAGTAGTTGGCCAAAATGGATCCTTGACCTACAGGCTTAATTTGGATGAAACCCCAGGAAATTCATGGGCATACGCTTATTTTGCAGAAATCGAAGATTTAGCCCCAAATGAAACTAGAAAATTTAAGTTAGCGATTCCAGAAATGCCCGAATACAGCACACCGACTGTTAATGTAGAGGAAAATGCTCCGGGAAAGTATCGGGCGTATGAAGCAGGTTACATGAATATGTCACTTCCATTTGTTTTCAAGCCTGTGTTTCAGAAGATGGATGATTCGTCGAAGGGACCTATCTTGAATGCAGTtgaaatttacaaatatatacaGCTCACTATGGGATCCCAAGATG CGAACAATATGGCTATCTTGGTATCACGGTATCCTCAGGAAAGTTGGGCGCAAGAGGGTGGTGACCCATGCTTACCAGCATCATGGTCCTGGATACAATGCAGTACAGAAAAAGCGCCCAGGGTATTATCAAT AACATTATCAGGAAAGAATATAACAGGAAGTATCCCTGTGGAACTAACAAAGCTACCTGGGCTGGTTGAATT AAGGCTTGATGGTAACTCGTTTTCTGGTCCAATACCTGATTTCATTGGATGCCAGGATTTGCAGTATAT TCACCTTGAGGACAATCAATTAACTGGTGCACTGCCTTCTTCTTTGGGTGACCTACCTAACCTGAAACAGTT GTATATTCAGAATAATAAACTGTCAGGAGAAATCCCACAGGCGCTTTTCAGAAAGGGCattattttcaa CTTTTCAGGGAACAGTAACCTTCATGTGGCACACAATACCATTACTCACCCTGTAATAATTATTGTATGTGTGGTGATTGGGGCCTTTGTGTTACTTGTTGCTGCTGTTGGATGTTACTTGTTTGCATACAACAGAAAGAAGAAACCGTCAGATG CGCCAGCAAAACAGTTAAGTTCACCATTGAGTGAGGTAACCACGGAATCGGTGCACAGATTTGCTTTATCTGAAATTGAAGATGCTACTGACAGATTTGGTAGAAGAATAGGTTATGGAGGATTTGGCATAGTATACTATGGAAAGCTTGCAGATGGAAGAGAAATCGCAGTCAAGCTTCTCATAAACGACTCCTATCAGGGCACCCGAGAATTCTTGAATGAG GTAACTTTGCTTTCCAAAATACATCATAGAAACCTGGTGAGCTTCCTTGGTTACAGTCAGCAAGATGGGAAAAACATACTTGTGTATGAATTCATGCATGAAGGAACACTAAAAGAGCACATTCGTG GAGGACCTGCTTATGTAAAAGTAACTAGCTGGGTCAAGCGTCTCGAGATAGCTGAAGATGCCGCAAAAG GAATAGAGTATCTCCATACAGGATGTTCCCCAACTATCATCCATAGAGATCTCAAGAGCAGTAACATTCTCCTTGACAAGAACATGAGAGCCAAAGTTGCAGACTTTGGCATATCGAAACCTGTGGTTAGTGGTTCCCATGTATCAACCATGGTTCGAGGAACATTTGGATATCTAGACCCAGA GTACTATGGCTCACAGCAGCTAACAGAGAAGAGTGATATCTATAGTTTTGGTGTCATTTTACTGGAGCTAATCTCAGGCCAGGAGCCAATCTCAGATGACCACTTTGGGCCCCACTGTCGTAGCATTGTTGCATGG GCTACATCACACATCGAGAGCGGGAACATCCACGCCATCATTGATCAGTCGTTGGACACTGGCTACGATCTGCAGTCAGTGTGGAAGGTCGTGGAGGTGGCAATAATGTGCCTGAAGCCGACGGGCAGACAGAGGCCATCCATGTCGGAGGTGCTCAAGGAGATCCAGGATGCCATTGCCCTCGAGCGGGGAGGACGGGAGCTTGTCCCCAGCATCCAGCACCCCGTGTCCAAGTGCTCACCTTCTGTAAACATGGACAGTGTGGTGTTGGAGCAGAATTCGCGGTTCGATGAGCTGCTTGAGCTGCCAGGTCTCAGGTAG
- the LOC127757595 gene encoding probable LRR receptor-like serine/threonine-protein kinase At1g67720 isoform X2 has translation MNVSERTRYLVRATFLYGNFENSNIFPKFDLSLGATPWTTVVVYDDTTPTVVEAIILASAPTLSVCLSNASTGQAPFISTLELRQLNGSLYETDYENQFFLKLSARINFGAESNASVRYPDDPFDRIWRSDLVRRANYLVDVAPGTERISTKRHISIRTDGEEPPEEVMRTAVVGQNGSLTYRLNLDETPGNSWAYAYFAEIEDLAPNETRKFKLAIPEMPEYSTPTVNVEENAPGKYRAYEAGYMNMSLPFVFKPVFQKMDDSSKGPILNAVEIYKYIQLTMGSQDANNMAILVSRYPQESWAQEGGDPCLPASWSWIQCSTEKAPRVLSITLSGKNITGSIPVELTKLPGLVELRLDGNSFSGPIPDFIGCQDLQYIHLEDNQLTGALPSSLGDLPNLKQLYIQNNKLSGEIPQALFRKGIIFNFSGNSNLHVAHNTITHPVIIIVCVVIGAFVLLVAAVGCYLFAYNRKKKPSDAPAKQLSSPLSEVTTESVHRFALSEIEDATDRFGRRIGYGGFGIVYYGKLADGREIAVKLLINDSYQGTREFLNEVTLLSKIHHRNLVSFLGYSQQDGKNILVYEFMHEGTLKEHIRGGPAYVKVTSWVKRLEIAEDAAKGIEYLHTGCSPTIIHRDLKSSNILLDKNMRAKVADFGISKPVVSGSHVSTMVRGTFGYLDPEYYGSQQLTEKSDIYSFGVILLELISGQEPISDDHFGPHCRSIVAWATSHIESGNIHAIIDQSLDTGYDLQSVWKVVEVAIMCLKPTGRQRPSMSEVLKEIQDAIALERGGRELVPSIQHPVSKCSPSVNMDSVVLEQNSRFDELLELPGLR, from the exons ATGAATGTCAGCGAAAGAACACGGTACCTAGTTAGAGCTACTTTCCTCTATGGAAACTTCGAAAACAGCAATATATTCCCTAAGTTTGATCTCTCCCTTGGAGCAACTCCATGGACAACTGTTGTAGTTTATGATGACACTACCCCAACAGTGGTGGAGGCAATTATCTTGGCTTCTGCTCCAACACTCAGCGTCTGCCTCTCAAATGCCAGTACAGGACAGGCGCCGTTTATTTCCACTCTCGAGCTTCGGCAATTGAATGGCTCCCTCTATGAAACTGATTATGAGAATCAGTTCTTTCTTAAACTCTCTGCAAGGATAAATTTTGGTGCAGAAAGTAATGCATCTGTCAG GTACCCTGATGATCCATTTGATAGAATATGGCGATCTGATTTAGTGAGGAGAGCAAATTACCTTGTTGATGTTGCTCCAGGGACGGAAAGAATATCAACTAAAAGGCACATATCCATCAGAACTGATGGTGAAGAACCACCTGAAGAAGTCATGCGAACTGCAGTAGTTGGCCAAAATGGATCCTTGACCTACAGGCTTAATTTGGATGAAACCCCAGGAAATTCATGGGCATACGCTTATTTTGCAGAAATCGAAGATTTAGCCCCAAATGAAACTAGAAAATTTAAGTTAGCGATTCCAGAAATGCCCGAATACAGCACACCGACTGTTAATGTAGAGGAAAATGCTCCGGGAAAGTATCGGGCGTATGAAGCAGGTTACATGAATATGTCACTTCCATTTGTTTTCAAGCCTGTGTTTCAGAAGATGGATGATTCGTCGAAGGGACCTATCTTGAATGCAGTtgaaatttacaaatatatacaGCTCACTATGGGATCCCAAGATG CGAACAATATGGCTATCTTGGTATCACGGTATCCTCAGGAAAGTTGGGCGCAAGAGGGTGGTGACCCATGCTTACCAGCATCATGGTCCTGGATACAATGCAGTACAGAAAAAGCGCCCAGGGTATTATCAAT AACATTATCAGGAAAGAATATAACAGGAAGTATCCCTGTGGAACTAACAAAGCTACCTGGGCTGGTTGAATT AAGGCTTGATGGTAACTCGTTTTCTGGTCCAATACCTGATTTCATTGGATGCCAGGATTTGCAGTATAT TCACCTTGAGGACAATCAATTAACTGGTGCACTGCCTTCTTCTTTGGGTGACCTACCTAACCTGAAACAGTT GTATATTCAGAATAATAAACTGTCAGGAGAAATCCCACAGGCGCTTTTCAGAAAGGGCattattttcaa CTTTTCAGGGAACAGTAACCTTCATGTGGCACACAATACCATTACTCACCCTGTAATAATTATTGTATGTGTGGTGATTGGGGCCTTTGTGTTACTTGTTGCTGCTGTTGGATGTTACTTGTTTGCATACAACAGAAAGAAGAAACCGTCAGATG CGCCAGCAAAACAGTTAAGTTCACCATTGAGTGAGGTAACCACGGAATCGGTGCACAGATTTGCTTTATCTGAAATTGAAGATGCTACTGACAGATTTGGTAGAAGAATAGGTTATGGAGGATTTGGCATAGTATACTATGGAAAGCTTGCAGATGGAAGAGAAATCGCAGTCAAGCTTCTCATAAACGACTCCTATCAGGGCACCCGAGAATTCTTGAATGAG GTAACTTTGCTTTCCAAAATACATCATAGAAACCTGGTGAGCTTCCTTGGTTACAGTCAGCAAGATGGGAAAAACATACTTGTGTATGAATTCATGCATGAAGGAACACTAAAAGAGCACATTCGTG GAGGACCTGCTTATGTAAAAGTAACTAGCTGGGTCAAGCGTCTCGAGATAGCTGAAGATGCCGCAAAAG GAATAGAGTATCTCCATACAGGATGTTCCCCAACTATCATCCATAGAGATCTCAAGAGCAGTAACATTCTCCTTGACAAGAACATGAGAGCCAAAGTTGCAGACTTTGGCATATCGAAACCTGTGGTTAGTGGTTCCCATGTATCAACCATGGTTCGAGGAACATTTGGATATCTAGACCCAGA GTACTATGGCTCACAGCAGCTAACAGAGAAGAGTGATATCTATAGTTTTGGTGTCATTTTACTGGAGCTAATCTCAGGCCAGGAGCCAATCTCAGATGACCACTTTGGGCCCCACTGTCGTAGCATTGTTGCATGG GCTACATCACACATCGAGAGCGGGAACATCCACGCCATCATTGATCAGTCGTTGGACACTGGCTACGATCTGCAGTCAGTGTGGAAGGTCGTGGAGGTGGCAATAATGTGCCTGAAGCCGACGGGCAGACAGAGGCCATCCATGTCGGAGGTGCTCAAGGAGATCCAGGATGCCATTGCCCTCGAGCGGGGAGGACGGGAGCTTGTCCCCAGCATCCAGCACCCCGTGTCCAAGTGCTCACCTTCTGTAAACATGGACAGTGTGGTGTTGGAGCAGAATTCGCGGTTCGATGAGCTGCTTGAGCTGCCAGGTCTCAGGTAG
- the LOC127757543 gene encoding ribulose bisphosphate carboxylase small subunit, chloroplastic has translation MAPSVMASSATTVAPFQGLKSTAGMPIARRSGNSSFGNVSNGGRIRCMQVWPIEGIKKFETLSYLPPLTVEDLLKQIEYLLRSKWVPCLEFSKVGFVYRENHRSPGYYDGRYWTMWKLPMFGCTDATQVLKELEEAKKAYPDAFVRIIGFDNVRQVQLISFIAYKPPGCEESGGN, from the exons ATGGCCCCCTCCGTGATGGCGTCGTCGGCCACCACCGTCGCTCCCTTCCAGGGGCTCAAGTCCACCGCCGGCATGCCCATCGCCCGCCGCTCCGGCAACTCCAGCTTCGGCAACGTCAGCAATGGCGGCAGGATCAGGTGCATGCAG GTGTGGCCGATTGAGGGCATCAAGAAGTTCGAGACCCTCTCCTACCTGCCACCGCTCACCGTGGAGGACCTCCTGAAGCAGATCGAGTACCTGCTCCGTTCCAAGTGGGTGCCCTGCCTCGAGTTCAGCAAGGTCGGATTCGTCTACCGTGAGAACCACAGGTCCCCCGGATACTACGACGGCAGGTACTGGACCATGTGGAAGCTGCCCATGTTCGGGTGCACCGACGCCACCCAGGTGCTCAAGGAGCTCGAGGAGGCCAAGAAGGCGTACCCTGATGCATTCGTCCGTATCATCGGCTTCGACAACGTCAGGCAGGTGCAGCTCATCAGCTTCATCGCCTACAAGCCCCCGGGCTGCGAGGAGTCTGGTGGCAACTAA